The sequence below is a genomic window from Pseudomonadota bacterium.
GCGTGATCGGCATCGTCGCATCCAGGCTCGCGTCGCGATTCAGGCGCCCGGCGGTGGTCATAACCCGCGACACCTCGCCCGCGAGGGGATCGTGCCGGAGCTTCGGCGGCGTGGACATGCTCAAGGCCCTCGCCCGATGCGCCGACCTCATGCCCCGCTTCGGCGGGCACTCGGAGGCGGCCGGCCTCACGATCGAGCCCTCGAACATTGAGGAGCTGAGGCGGAGGCTGGCAGCCGCGTGCGCCGAATTCGGCGCGACGGCCCCGCCCCCTTTGCTCGAGATCGACGCGGTCGCGTCGCCGCACGAGATCACACCTAGGCTCGTGGACGAGCTCGCGAGGCTCGCCCCCTTCGGAGAGGGCAACCCGGAGCCGCTCATCGCCATGTCCGGCATCGGAGTCGCGGGCACGAGGACCGTGGGCAACGGGCACCTCAAGCTCTCCCTCTCCGCGGGCGGGCACGCATTCGAGGCCATAGGCTTCGGCATGGGGGAGGCGACGCCGCCGCACGGATCGACCGTCTCGGTCGCCTTCACCCCGCAGTGGAACACCTACAACTCGGTCACCTCGATGCAGCTGAAGCTCGCCGACCTCGAATTCCCGGCACTTGCGCCCGCCCCGATATTGCGATAGTGCTCCTGCCATGTTCGAGCTCTCGGTAAATCGCCGCTTCACCTCGACGCACGCCCTCTTCACCGCGTCCGGCCCCGTGGAGGAGCCGCACATCCACGATTTCCGCCTCGAGGTGAGGCTCGCCTGCGAGACGCTGGACGGGGCGGGCATGGCGGTGGACTTCAGGGAGATCGATCGCGCCATGGACGGGATCGTGGGCCGGATGGAGGGCGCGGACCTCGGCACGGCCCCCCTCCTCTCGGGCCTCTCCCCTTCGGCCGAGAACATCGCGCGGGGGGTGTACTCGAACCTCAAAGAGGAGCTCGCAGGCAAGGCGCGGGTCTCGAGGGTCACGGTGTGGGAGGACCCGGAACACTCCGCGTCATTTTTCGAGGGACCATGAAGCCCAGGGCAATCGCACTTCACTCCGGCGGGCTGGACAGCTGCGTGGCTGCCCGCCTGGCGATGCGCGAGGCGGAGATCGCGCTCGCCATCACCTTCGACTACGGCCAGAGGGCCGCGGAGAGGGAGGCAGAGGCGGCCCTGGAGTTCTGCCGGCGCTTCGGCATCGAGCACCGCACCGTCGAGCTGCCGTGGCTGGCCGAACTCGGCTCGAGCGCGCTGACCCACGCCGAAAGGCCGCTGCCTGTTGCCGCCGCCGAAACGCTCGATCAGGGGGCGAAGGGGCGCGCCGAGGCAGTCTGGGTCCCGAACCGCAACGGCCTCTTCGTCGCCATCGCGGCCTCGTTCGCGGAGGGCCTTGGTGCGGAGCGGGTGATCGCCGGCTTCAACGCCGAGGAGGCCGCCGCATTCCCCGACAATGGCGCCGGGTTCATCGAGGCGACGGACCGCGCCCTCTCGCTCTCAACGCTGAAAAGGGTGCGCCTGCTCTGCCCCGCGCGGGATATGGAGAAGGGGGAGATAGCGGCCGAGTTCGTCGGTCTCGATCTGGACCCCCGCGCCTTCTGGTGCTGCTACGACGGCGGAGAGAGGCACTGCGGGGCCTGCGAATCGTGCGCGAGGTCGATACGCGCGTTCAGGTCGGCAGGGGCATGGGATCTGGTATCTGAAAGATTCATGAACGATGAATGATGAACGATGAAAGAAGGGTGATTGATGCAGCGGCGCTGGATCGACAGGGAAATCAAATACGACGGCCTGCAGCTTTGCTCCGGCTGGGTGCGCGAGATGACCGGGATCGCCGGCAGCGCGATCGCGGGCTTCCGCGGCCCTGCAGACGTGCCGATCGGGAACATGGTCGATCTCGAGGACGTGGCTGCAAACGCCCCGATCTTCTCCAAATCGATGCTCCACTTCATCGCGGAGCACGAGGACCGCGACCTCGCGCTCGCCGTGGCGCGACAGAGGCTGCTCGTCGCC
It includes:
- the queC gene encoding 7-cyano-7-deazaguanine synthase QueC, translated to MKPRAIALHSGGLDSCVAARLAMREAEIALAITFDYGQRAAEREAEAALEFCRRFGIEHRTVELPWLAELGSSALTHAERPLPVAAAETLDQGAKGRAEAVWVPNRNGLFVAIAASFAEGLGAERVIAGFNAEEAAAFPDNGAGFIEATDRALSLSTLKRVRLLCPARDMEKGEIAAEFVGLDLDPRAFWCCYDGGERHCGACESCARSIRAFRSAGAWDLVSERFMNDE
- a CDS encoding 6-carboxytetrahydropterin synthase encodes the protein MFELSVNRRFTSTHALFTASGPVEEPHIHDFRLEVRLACETLDGAGMAVDFREIDRAMDGIVGRMEGADLGTAPLLSGLSPSAENIARGVYSNLKEELAGKARVSRVTVWEDPEHSASFFEGP